AAAATTATATGGTCTATGAAAACAATGGGTGTAGCTGACACAAGAGCCACATGCATATTGTTGGGTAAGAAAACACCAAGGATATTTGGcttaatttatgtaaattaatttGATGCttataagtatttataattttaaataattacatttttTTTGTTAAAGTGCAAAAAATagtttgtaaaaatatttattattaaaattattaaatataatattaactGAGATatgtgataaaattttaaaaaataaataaacataatagattaaaaaaatattaaaatagtttataaatattaaaataaaaaattatctctcaatttaattattttaactaataagttaaaaaaatattataaaataaataggtATGTTTATTTTTAGAGGTTATAAAGCTGATttgataaatttataaattaaaataaatactatCATTATCTTAAGAGtatttaaattgtttatttactattatttgaattattattgaggaaagtattatttttaaaaatatttttaaaaaaatttaaattataattattgctgaggaaaaatttaaaataaaaaatagatattatttttaaattaaattttttaaaatatttatttatttaggaaAAAAAAGCAGTTTCAAAATTCTAAACAAAATATGCAAGTCAGCGGCTCATGATAAATTGAGAAATTAGtgaattttagatttttttttttttctggtggTTCTAATATTGAGAAATTAGTatatatgattaaaattattaataaaaaaaagaaaaagctgTCACGCTGGGAGTAATGAATGACGTTTGAATCTTATGCTTAAAATTCAAAGCGTAGAACTCTATTTTAAATCATTGGGAAAATTTTGTAAATATTTTTGACAATATAGACAACTTTGATTTCAAAATAGGGCTGGCAACCAAGTCATGGATTTGACACCAAATGCATTATTACTTACTTTTATTCAATTCATAAAGAGATAAATGAAatcttaataataaaatattgtaTATAAATTTTGAAGCAGGCAGTCGAAGGAGACGGAAGACAAGGAAGATGACAAATGACTAAGACAGCATCTTCATTAATTGAGATTTAAGAATTTTGTGAGCCTAAGACAAAAGATCCCAACAACATTCGTAGCCAAGCCTCGCTTCATTCAGCAAAGATTTCATATTCGATTTCATATtatcaataatattaaaaaataattattataattaattaaaaatatttaattatataacgAGTTGAATTTGAGTTATTCATAACCCTTCTCGTTTAGTCGCAAGATTAGGGTGTTACGATGGAGAAACATGGGCCTTTGCCACAGGAAGGGtgttaaagaaaaaataaaaaaaaaaaaacaagaaaagaaataTGGGCCATTAGTTCTCTCAGTCTTGGGCCATTGTTCTACTCTCATCGTTGCATGAAAGACCATGAACATGAAGACCCACGAAAATCGTGTCAGAATTCAGCAGAAAACAGGCCTCAAATAGGAGGGAATTGCTCCGCAATATCTAGTTGCGTACGCTCATTGAAGTTTGCCCATATCTTTATGACACCAGGAAGTAAAGAAGGTTTGCGTTCTCCGCTTCTGAGCTATGAAAAGATGCAAGAATTTCAGATTATTGAGGGAAGAAGGTGGTGCTAAAAATCCGAGAATTGTCGACTAACCACACTCGTATGTACAATTTTCCCATAAATTTGTTTAACATAAGCTGAAACTTCTTTAAAAAAGGGCAAAAAAATGAACTAAACAATTCTTGAAAGAGCTATCAGAATATCATTCATGGTAGGTCTATGATCAGGATCGTCCTCAATACAGCTCTTTGCCAAGAGCGTCAAACATATAGCATCTCCAAATGGATAATCCCCCTCCAAAACTGGATCCATGAATTCTCTCAACTTCTCCAAGAACTGTGAAGAACCTACAAGCTCTCTGTCAAGCAAAAAATTGACTGAATCCTTAAGAATTTTCCCACCTGCGATAACTTCTTTTGCTGATACCAACTCGAGCAAAACGATTCCAAATGAAAATACATCCATCTTGAGGGATACCTGGCCATTAGTAAGATCATCAGGCTTATTTTCACCATTTGTGACAGGTTTTGCCAAACTAAATCCAGAAATCTTAGCCCTCCAATCAATGGTTATAAATACATTTCTGCTGTTTATGTTATGATGAACGAAGGCTGGTGATGTGGAATGATGTAGGTAGTGAAGGGCTGATGCTAGATCGAAGGCAATCTGCAGCCTTCTTGCCCATGTGAGCTGCGTATCCGATTCTATGTttgataaacagttccataaGCTACCATTCTCAGCAAACTCAAACACAAGATAAGGCTTGCTTCCATGGCACAAACCCTCAAGCCTCACAATGTTTAGATGATTGATCTTTGTCAATATGTCAATGACATTCCGGGCAGCTTCCTCATAATCCATCTGTTCAACTGCTACATAGGAACCACCAATCCTACCACGATACATGTTTGTGCTGATAATTGAAGCCTCGTTGAATTCCTCAGTTGCTGTCCTGATCTCCTCCAAGCTATAATTGATCAGTAAGTGCTTTAACTTGGACACTCCATCGAGAAAGTCAGGTGAGACTTTATGTGACACTGAACTTCTGGCAGATAGAGGCTGGAAACTTCCAGGATGAACTTTTCTCCTAATTTTTATAGAAACTGCACAAGCTACAACCATTGTAACAAGTGCCAAACAAACACCTGCTCCAAGAAATACGTGGGAATTCCATTTTTCTGTTCCGCCTGGCACAACTTTCTTCAAAGGAATCACTGCTTTTGGACTTGATGAGTTTTTAGGAACGGAGCCAATTTTCCAATTCACATCCGGAAAATCCTTCGTGGGAACGAGTAAAGTTGTTTGAGGGAAAATGGCGTCATATGGCTCTAGTTTATTGGCATCCCAGATCAATTTCTCAGGCTTTCCAAATTTACGAGCAATTAAGTCTGTGTGATCACCCTCCATAATAGGGTACGTCACAAGATAATTTACACCCTTGCTGTGCTGTTTCAAATCAGGACAAGCACATCGAATAGGCACATTGATCAAATAAGCATCAGGTTCATAGCCTCCCAAGTATGGGTTCTTCTCAACCAGAGTT
Above is a genomic segment from Hevea brasiliensis isolate MT/VB/25A 57/8 chromosome 17, ASM3005281v1, whole genome shotgun sequence containing:
- the LOC110645908 gene encoding lysM domain receptor-like kinase 4 codes for the protein MRRIEKESAFEKADKVVREQRSWKMKFAPYTQKQGSKQFYDKSNCTSQSLVQGSNYICSPNNSDCKTYVVYRAQKNFSSLSSIASLFNLSKSDLLDTNPFIEDDSRSLSLGREIIIPISCHCLGGFSQAIYMYNFSSTDSVSTVACGVFEGLVKTQTLVEKNPYLGGYEPDAYLINVPIRCACPDLKQHSKGVNYLVTYPIMEGDHTDLIARKFGKPEKLIWDANKLEPYDAIFPQTTLLVPTKDFPDVNWKIGSVPKNSSSPKAVIPLKKVVPGGTEKWNSHVFLGAGVCLALVTMVVACAVSIKIRRKVHPGSFQPLSARSSVSHKVSPDFLDGVSKLKHLLINYSLEEIRTATEEFNEASIISTNMYRGRIGGSYVAVEQMDYEEAARNVIDILTKINHLNIVRLEGLCHGSKPYLVFEFAENGSLWNCLSNIESDTQLTWARRLQIAFDLASALHYLHHSTSPAFVHHNINSRNVFITIDWRAKISGFSLAKPVTNGENKPDDLTNGQVSLKMDVFSFGIVLLELVSAKEVIAGGKILKDSVNFLLDRELVGSSQFLEKLREFMDPVLEGDYPFGDAICLTLLAKSCIEDDPDHRPTMNDILIALSRILRSGERKPSLLPGVIKIWANFNERTQLDIAEQFPPI